The Misgurnus anguillicaudatus chromosome 15, ASM2758022v2, whole genome shotgun sequence genome has a window encoding:
- the bmp16 gene encoding bone morphogenetic protein 16 translates to MSNMFPASLLVLMILLLPQSSSGHQGDPSQTNGNLVLPLEPSLAHTIQKLLLTRLGLQSHPNPSPEARVPQYLLNLYRFHTQQYHLIEDPEFSYPSQHVQGANTVRCFHHTELQSSSEENEEAVDRLRIAFNLSSIPSDEAVVSAELRFLQEGPDVNSHTVSLYLSDADPASKPELLHSRRLTRDKKTSAELWETFPLHGDVFKGISEKSGSLSFILHVVADNSSLPTERHLRVRRSAGQDEPSWARQRPLLVTYNHDGRSEPFVPLKKRTPAGRRGRGRWTGGKFRGNRGQGLDVGWQGGWNEKRVKRNGGRAAKLKRLSRARCRRHPLYVDFKDVGWNKWIVAPSGYDAFFCLGECRFPLADHMNSSSHAMVQTLVNSVNGAVPRACCVPTALSPIALLYLDQEERVVLKNYQDMVVEGCGCR, encoded by the exons GTCCAACATGTTCCCTGCTAGCCTACTGGTTCTGATGATCCTGCTGCTACCTCAATCCTCATCAGGTCACCAGGGAGATCCCAGTCAGACTAATGGAAACCTGGTCCTCCCTCTGGAGCCTAGTTTGGCCCACACCATTCAGAAACTTCTGCTAACTCGCCTGGGTCTACAGTCACACCCTAACCCCAGTCCGGAGGCACGTGTGCCCCAGTATCTTCTGAACCTATACAGATTTCACACTCAGCAGTACCATCTCATTGAAGACCCAGAGTTTAGCTACCCCTCCCAGCATGTGCAAGGAGCCAACACGGTCCGATGCTTTCACCACACAG AGCTACAGAGTTCTTCAGAAGAGAACGAAGAGGCAGTCGACCGCTTACGTATTGCCTTCAATCTATCTTCCATTCCATCAGACGAGGCCGTGGTGTCGGCAGAACTACGCTTCCTGCAGGAAGGACCAGACGTGAATTCTCACACGGTCAGCCTTTACCTCTCCGACGCTGACCCTGCATCAAAACCCGAACTTCTCCATTCACGTCGACTGACCAGAGACAAAAAGACGTCTGCAGAACTCTGGGAAACCTTTCCCCTGCATGGAGATGTGTTCAAGGGTATATCTGAGAAGTCTGGGAGCCTATCTTTCATCCTGCATGTTGTTGCAGATAACAGCAGTCTTCCGACAGAGAGACATCTGCGTGTGCGCAGGTCAGCGGGGCAGGATGAGCCCAGCTGGGCGAGGCAGAGACCCCTACTGGTAACTTATAACCACGATGGGCGCAGCGAACCGTTCGTACCCCTCAAAAAGCGGACCCCTGCTGGTAGACGAGGCAGGGGCAGATGGACTGGGGGCAAGTTTAGGGGTAACAGGGGTCAGGGCTTGGATGTGGGCTGGCAGGGGGGCTGGAATGAAAAGCGGGTGAAACGCAACGGAGGGAGGGCGGCAAAGCTCAAACGCCTCTCTCGTGCACGCTGCCGTCGACACCCGCTGTATGTGGACTTCAAAGACGTGGGCTGGAATAAATGGATCGTGGCCCCGTCCGGTTACGATGCTTTCTTTTGTCTGGGAGAGTGCCGCTTCCCACTGGCTGACCATATGAATTCTTCCAGCCATGCTATGGTGCAGACGCTGGTGAACTCTGTGAACGGGGCCGTGCCGCGGGCCTGCTGCGTGCCCACTGCCCTCAGCCCTATCGCTCTCCTCTATCTAGACCAGGAGGAACGTGTGGTGTTAAAAAACTACCAAGACATGGTGGTGGAGGGGTGCGGTTGTCGATAG